From Thermodesulfobacteriota bacterium, a single genomic window includes:
- a CDS encoding 3-isopropylmalate dehydratase large subunit, which translates to MGKTTAEKIFDAHKVDSPCDGVHVIRLDKVFCHEITTPVAINDLVRRGKDRVFDPDRIKVVIDHVTPAKDSKTAEQGKILRDWARRREIADFFDIGRNGVCHALFPEQGFVRPGETIIMGDSHTCTHGAFGAFAAGVGTTDLEVGILKGVCALEYPRTIKIVLNGRLPAGVFAKDVILAVIAELTVNGATNRVMEFTGEVVDALSMDARMTLCNMAVEAGATCGICYPDATTVAYLWPFIKNEFASPEAAVTAYRRWVSDPDAAYDRVLEMDVSRLVPQITDGYKPDCVKPVSEMTGRPVDQVYIGSCTNGRLEDLRLAADVLKGKTISDSVRGIVSPATPTIYRQALQEGIIQVFMEAGFCVTNPTCGACLGMSNGVLAPGEVCVSTTNRNFNGRMGKGGMVHLASPATAAASALAGHIENSILYRQESR; encoded by the coding sequence ATGGGAAAAACCACAGCGGAAAAAATATTCGACGCCCATAAGGTGGACAGCCCCTGTGACGGCGTCCACGTTATCCGGCTGGACAAGGTTTTCTGTCACGAGATCACCACTCCCGTGGCCATCAACGATCTGGTCAGGCGCGGCAAGGACCGGGTTTTTGACCCGGACCGGATTAAAGTCGTGATCGACCACGTCACGCCGGCCAAGGACTCCAAAACCGCCGAACAGGGAAAAATTTTAAGAGACTGGGCCAGGCGCCGGGAAATAGCCGATTTCTTTGATATCGGCCGCAACGGAGTCTGCCACGCGCTCTTTCCCGAGCAGGGCTTTGTCCGGCCCGGGGAAACCATTATCATGGGGGATTCTCACACCTGCACCCATGGGGCGTTCGGGGCCTTTGCCGCCGGCGTGGGCACCACCGACCTGGAGGTCGGTATTTTAAAAGGCGTCTGCGCCCTGGAATACCCCCGGACGATCAAAATCGTATTAAACGGCCGGTTGCCCGCCGGCGTATTTGCCAAGGATGTCATTCTAGCGGTCATCGCCGAACTGACCGTCAACGGGGCCACCAACCGGGTGATGGAATTCACCGGCGAAGTAGTGGACGCGCTGAGCATGGATGCCCGGATGACCTTGTGCAACATGGCCGTGGAAGCCGGGGCCACCTGCGGCATCTGCTATCCGGACGCGACCACCGTGGCCTATCTCTGGCCGTTTATCAAAAACGAATTCGCCTCGCCGGAAGCGGCCGTCACGGCCTACCGCCGCTGGGTGTCCGACCCGGACGCGGCCTATGACCGGGTTCTGGAAATGGATGTCAGCCGCCTGGTTCCGCAGATCACCGACGGTTATAAGCCGGACTGCGTCAAACCGGTCAGTGAAATGACCGGCCGGCCCGTTGATCAGGTATATATCGGTTCCTGTACCAACGGCAGACTGGAAGACCTGCGCCTGGCCGCCGACGTGCTGAAAGGGAAAACCATCAGCGATTCCGTCCGCGGCATTGTTTCCCCGGCCACGCCGACCATCTACCGGCAGGCCCTCCAGGAAGGCATTATTCAGGTTTTCATGGAGGCCGGCTTCTGTGTCACCAATCCGACCTGCGGCGCCTGCCTGGGCATGAGCAACGGCGTCCTGGCCCCGGGAGAGGTTTGCGTCTCCACCACCAATCGGAATTTCAACGGCCGCATGGGCAAAGGCGGCATGGTCCACCTGGCCAGCCCGGCCACCGCCGCGGCCAGCGCCCTGGCCGGGCATATTGAAAACTCAATTCTTTACAGGCAGGAATCACGATGA
- the dapF gene encoding diaminopimelate epimerase, whose translation MKFYKYHGLGNDYLVIHPEEVTIPLTTDRVQAICDRHYGVGSDGILLGPVELENLTYGVRIFNPDGSEAEKSGNGLRIFARHLWEQGLVDASPFTIITTGSSARATVRPGGNPVSVEMGRVSFRAEDIPFQGASGEVINKSKTVAGQDITYCAATIGNPHCVVLCDDISRDLAVTSGPLLENDRDFPNRANVQFIKIINRNTIALEVWERGAGYTLACGSAASVAAATARRLNLCDPEIAVLMPGGRLDIIVNKDYSVILTGPVTPIAEGVIRPEMFDSYSPEIEKQA comes from the coding sequence GTGAAATTTTACAAGTACCACGGGCTTGGAAATGATTACCTGGTGATCCATCCGGAAGAAGTGACCATCCCCTTGACGACCGATCGCGTTCAAGCCATCTGCGACCGGCATTACGGCGTCGGTTCGGACGGCATTCTCCTGGGGCCGGTCGAGCTGGAGAACCTGACGTACGGCGTGCGAATCTTCAATCCCGACGGCAGCGAAGCGGAAAAAAGCGGCAACGGTCTGCGCATCTTCGCCCGGCACCTGTGGGAACAGGGCCTGGTAGACGCATCTCCTTTCACGATCATCACTACCGGCAGCAGCGCCCGGGCAACCGTCCGGCCCGGCGGCAACCCCGTCTCCGTCGAAATGGGCCGGGTCAGCTTCAGAGCCGAGGACATTCCGTTCCAGGGTGCATCAGGGGAGGTAATCAACAAATCCAAAACCGTGGCCGGGCAGGATATCACCTATTGCGCGGCCACCATCGGCAACCCGCACTGCGTTGTCCTGTGCGACGACATCTCCCGGGATCTGGCGGTAACGTCGGGCCCGCTGCTGGAAAACGACCGGGACTTCCCCAACCGGGCCAATGTGCAATTCATCAAAATCATCAACCGCAACACTATCGCCCTTGAAGTCTGGGAAAGGGGCGCCGGATACACCCTGGCCTGCGGCAGCGCCGCCAGTGTGGCGGCCGCGACCGCCCGGCGGCTGAATCTTTGCGACCCGGAAATCGCCGTCCTCATGCCCGGAGGCCGGCTTGACATCATCGTCAATAAAGATTATTCAGTAATATTAACCGGGCCGGTAACGCCGATCGCGGAAGGCGTCATCCGACCGGAAATGTTTGACTCCTATTCACCCGAAATCGAAAAACAGGCATAA
- the epmA gene encoding EF-P lysine aminoacylase EpmA — MSLSKLANLTTRARMMEAIRAFFSGRGYLEVETPCRIPAPIPEATIVPFSSDSWFLQTSPEVCMKRLLARGLPKIFQICKAFRRGERGQKHLPEFTILEWYRAGADYIDLMIETEEMIRFVATDLGSGGTLRYQGRVIDLNAGWPRISVSEALARYAGVRLEEGLSQDRFDELVVDVIEPALAALGRVFLYDYPAAIGASLARLKSADPRFAERFELYIAGMELCNGFSELTGEQDYRQRFEHARSQQKTTASDYPVPGAFLSEINEMPPAAGNALGLDRLAMIFCDEDDITAVTTFSPEDL, encoded by the coding sequence ATGTCCTTATCCAAACTCGCCAATCTGACCACCCGGGCACGAATGATGGAAGCCATTCGTGCTTTTTTTTCCGGACGAGGTTATCTGGAGGTGGAAACACCCTGCCGGATTCCGGCGCCGATTCCCGAGGCCACCATCGTTCCTTTCTCTTCGGACTCCTGGTTTCTTCAGACATCACCGGAGGTTTGCATGAAGCGGCTTCTGGCCCGTGGTCTCCCGAAAATTTTTCAGATATGCAAGGCTTTCCGCCGGGGTGAACGCGGTCAAAAACATCTGCCGGAATTTACCATTCTGGAATGGTACCGGGCGGGTGCCGATTATATCGACCTGATGATCGAAACCGAAGAAATGATCCGGTTCGTGGCAACCGATCTGGGTTCCGGCGGAACCCTTCGTTATCAGGGCCGCGTCATTGATTTGAACGCCGGCTGGCCGCGGATAAGCGTCAGCGAAGCGCTGGCGCGTTATGCCGGGGTCCGGCTGGAAGAGGGCCTTTCCCAGGACCGGTTTGACGAACTGGTCGTCGACGTCATTGAGCCGGCCCTGGCCGCACTGGGCCGTGTTTTTCTGTACGATTATCCGGCCGCCATCGGCGCTTCCCTGGCGAGACTGAAGTCGGCCGACCCCCGCTTCGCGGAACGGTTTGAATTGTATATAGCCGGCATGGAGTTGTGTAACGGGTTTTCGGAGCTGACCGGCGAACAAGATTACCGTCAGCGTTTTGAACACGCCCGCAGCCAACAGAAGACAACGGCCAGTGATTATCCTGTTCCCGGCGCTTTTCTTTCTGAAATCAACGAAATGCCGCCGGCCGCGGGAAACGCCCTGGGGCTTGACAGGCTGGCCATGATATTCTGTGACGAGGATGATATTACCGCCGTGACCACCTTTTCCCCCGAAGATTTATAG
- the pncB gene encoding nicotinate phosphoribosyltransferase: protein MAVINSLLDTDLSKLTTAQIVLHMHPDANVRYTFECKNKKKIGHIQEINQEIDNLCRLRFTDKELAFLNTFSCFKKDFVEYLRLFQLNRKYINAYLDNDRRLQIDIEGPWISAVLFTVPVLAIVNEIYSKYQSINAMGFHSVEDTLDAGEGRLAKKVEHLTTLLKTGQLSNFKFADFGTCHRYSHYWHNTVIETLKKSLRSYLFIGTSNVYFAMKHKLNPIGTMGHEWLQAYQQLGPRLEQCQKAALKDWIQEFNGEPGIAVSDVLGFNTFLKDFDLYLAKLFDGCQHDSGDPTSWCVKLIEHYDKLGIDPKTKSVMFCDNLDFETAIDLHETLSDMINITFGIGRDLTHDVGIVPLQMRFNMVECNGGPVARISDDVNQLSCPDSRYLTTLKEVFGIED, encoded by the coding sequence ATGGCGGTTATTAACAGCCTTCTGGATACGGATTTATCAAAGCTGACGACGGCTCAAATCGTTTTGCATATGCACCCCGATGCAAATGTCCGTTATACATTCGAATGCAAAAATAAAAAGAAAATAGGCCATATTCAGGAAATCAATCAGGAGATCGATAACCTCTGCCGGCTTCGTTTTACGGACAAGGAACTGGCGTTTCTAAATACCTTCTCCTGCTTCAAAAAAGATTTTGTGGAATATCTGCGGCTTTTCCAGCTGAATCGAAAATATATCAATGCTTATCTGGATAATGACCGGCGCCTTCAGATTGACATCGAGGGGCCATGGATTTCAGCGGTCTTGTTTACGGTCCCCGTGCTGGCCATCGTCAACGAAATCTATTCGAAATATCAAAGCATCAACGCCATGGGCTTCCACAGCGTCGAAGACACGCTGGACGCGGGCGAGGGGAGGTTGGCCAAGAAGGTGGAGCACCTGACCACTTTGTTAAAGACAGGTCAGTTGTCCAACTTCAAATTCGCCGATTTCGGCACCTGCCATCGCTATTCCCACTATTGGCACAACACGGTTATCGAGACACTGAAAAAATCACTGCGTTCCTACCTGTTTATCGGTACCAGCAATGTGTATTTCGCCATGAAGCACAAGCTCAATCCGATCGGAACGATGGGACATGAGTGGCTACAGGCGTACCAACAGCTGGGACCGAGGCTTGAACAGTGCCAGAAGGCGGCTTTAAAGGACTGGATACAGGAATTTAACGGCGAGCCGGGCATCGCGGTTTCCGACGTGCTGGGGTTTAATACCTTTCTGAAAGATTTTGACCTTTATCTGGCGAAACTGTTTGACGGCTGCCAGCATGACAGCGGGGATCCCACTTCATGGTGCGTAAAACTGATTGAGCATTACGATAAACTCGGCATTGATCCCAAGACAAAATCCGTCATGTTCTGTGATAATCTTGATTTTGAAACCGCCATTGATCTGCATGAAACTCTCAGCGATATGATCAATATCACCTTTGGTATCGGCAGAGACCTGACCCATGACGTGGGAATTGTCCCGCTGCAGATGCGGTTTAATATGGTCGAGTGCAATGGCGGGCCGGTCGCCAGGATTTCCGATGACGTCAACCAGTTGTCCTGCCCGGATTCAAGATATTTAACTACTCTGAAAGAAGTGTTCGGCATTGAAGACTGA
- a CDS encoding hydantoinase/oxoprolinase family protein — protein sequence MIIGLDVGGTHTDVVLLDKDGLLREIKVHTDELDLFHTVLSGIEQISRGIKPKAIERLVLSTTLTTNLIVQGINPDFGMIVLSGPGIDPEFFRTHEHYYVIGGALDHRGREVTPVDLGGLKKIVKKLRRADIRHVGVVGKFSSRNPVHELQVRDALKKYFRKIFLGHWISGSLNYPRRIATTFLNASVYPIHKNFFEAVQKTLEKHGLQVPIHILKADGGTMSFEASINYPGQTILSGPAASVMGAIPFSGDQEEALVLDIGGTTTDMAVILKRVPVLEPVGIEIAGFKTLIRALKTRSVGLGGDSVVKIMNGKITIGPERKGHAMAFGGPVPTTTDALCVLNMMPEGDAAKAAAGMKMLADELDRPVVETARAVFEHFCAEVVRHARSLVDDINSKPVYTVYEYWEGRQIKPDKILLLGGPAACFVDQIEKVSGVKTMAVPKCAMANALGAAFARTTCEVSLFADTERGIITAPEENYFEKISSAFTREDAQKKALELLEQKARRSGASRDDLEMDILENQQFNMVRGFSAAGRNIRIKAQVRPGLVSGYQVISEKLSKEMAMMNGARQICSKPDGKQD from the coding sequence ATGATAATCGGACTGGATGTCGGCGGAACGCATACGGATGTTGTCCTTCTGGACAAGGACGGACTTTTAAGAGAGATAAAAGTCCACACCGACGAACTGGATCTTTTTCACACCGTACTCTCCGGGATCGAGCAGATATCCAGGGGCATCAAGCCCAAAGCCATTGAACGACTTGTCTTAAGCACCACCCTGACCACCAACCTGATCGTCCAGGGCATCAATCCGGATTTCGGCATGATTGTCTTAAGCGGTCCCGGAATTGATCCCGAGTTTTTCAGGACGCATGAACATTACTATGTGATCGGCGGCGCCCTGGATCACCGGGGCCGGGAGGTGACGCCGGTTGACCTGGGCGGCCTGAAAAAGATCGTTAAAAAGTTAAGACGGGCCGACATCCGCCATGTCGGGGTGGTGGGCAAGTTTTCCTCGCGGAATCCGGTTCATGAGTTGCAGGTCCGGGACGCGCTGAAAAAGTACTTCCGCAAGATTTTTCTGGGGCACTGGATTTCAGGCAGCCTCAACTATCCCCGCCGTATCGCCACGACATTTTTAAACGCCTCCGTTTATCCGATTCATAAAAATTTTTTTGAAGCCGTGCAGAAAACCCTGGAAAAACACGGCCTGCAGGTGCCGATTCACATTCTCAAGGCTGATGGCGGTACCATGAGCTTTGAGGCCTCCATCAATTATCCCGGTCAGACCATTCTTTCCGGACCGGCGGCCAGCGTCATGGGCGCCATCCCCTTTTCCGGGGATCAGGAGGAGGCGCTGGTCCTGGATATCGGCGGCACCACCACGGATATGGCGGTGATATTAAAAAGAGTACCGGTACTGGAACCGGTCGGCATCGAAATCGCCGGATTCAAAACCCTGATCCGCGCCCTGAAAACCCGATCCGTCGGGCTTGGCGGGGACAGTGTCGTGAAAATAATGAACGGCAAAATCACCATCGGCCCCGAACGAAAGGGCCACGCTATGGCCTTCGGCGGTCCGGTACCGACGACGACGGATGCCCTGTGCGTGCTGAACATGATGCCTGAAGGGGATGCCGCCAAAGCGGCGGCCGGCATGAAGATGCTGGCGGACGAGCTGGACAGGCCGGTGGTGGAAACCGCCCGGGCGGTCTTTGAGCACTTCTGCGCCGAAGTCGTTCGGCATGCGCGATCGCTGGTGGATGATATTAACAGCAAGCCGGTCTATACGGTTTATGAATACTGGGAAGGAAGGCAGATCAAGCCGGACAAGATCCTGCTGCTGGGGGGGCCGGCCGCCTGTTTTGTGGACCAGATCGAAAAGGTGTCCGGCGTGAAAACCATGGCGGTCCCCAAGTGCGCCATGGCCAATGCCCTGGGCGCGGCTTTTGCCCGGACCACCTGCGAAGTCTCCCTGTTTGCCGATACCGAGCGGGGTATTATAACGGCTCCCGAGGAGAACTATTTTGAAAAAATCAGCAGCGCCTTTACCCGGGAGGATGCCCAGAAGAAAGCACTGGAGTTGCTGGAACAAAAAGCCAGGAGAAGCGGGGCGTCCAGGGATGATCTGGAAATGGATATTCTGGAGAACCAGCAGTTTAATATGGTGCGGGGCTTTTCCGCCGCCGGACGGAACATCCGCATCAAAGCCCAGGTACGGCCGGGGCTGGTCAGCGGATACCAGGTGATTTCGGAGAAGCTGTCAAAAGAAATGGCGATGATGAATGGAGCGCGGCAAATATGCTCAAAGCCAGACGGAAAACAGGACTGA
- a CDS encoding PLD nuclease N-terminal domain-containing protein has translation MTSTAVLIVVGSVIASYLMTCWALVDVAGRDFGAVEKKAAWGAVAFVPFIGWAVYLVWGRKRGKRREDAEAGR, from the coding sequence ATGACCTCAACCGCTGTTCTCATTGTCGTCGGATCGGTCATCGCGTCCTATCTCATGACCTGCTGGGCGCTGGTGGACGTGGCCGGGAGGGACTTCGGCGCGGTGGAAAAAAAGGCCGCCTGGGGGGCGGTAGCATTTGTCCCGTTTATCGGCTGGGCGGTTTATCTGGTGTGGGGGCGGAAAAGAGGAAAGCGCCGTGAGGACGCGGAGGCGGGGCGTTAA
- a CDS encoding histone deacetylase, whose amino-acid sequence MLKARRKTGLIFFPAFDWAIDPTHPEREERLLYTQDQAMEEGLFDIEGLIEFKSQLVLEKDVQRTHFCVPDVSAMMTESHFISAGSAKRIGIAVMEKEIESGFALVRPPGHHAKRVVHGARGFCNVNIEAMMIEYLRFAYGVRKVAIVDTDCHHGDGTQDIYWHDPDTLFISLHQDGRTLYPGTGFPEDMGGPNAAGRTLNIPLPPRTSAEGFLHIIKNVVRPILDEFQPDIVVNSAGQDNHYTDPLTDMNFSAQGYAQLTEILRPDIAVLEGGYSIEGALPYVNLGIILAMAGMDYSKISEPGFDPDKIRQTEQVTRQVERIGETVLKIWKQRDELTEKRRAGKAFEERTNQIYYDTDGIYETQQEKVRICSDCAGALRIDSSSDRGARILAVHIPLHACEKCREIGRQWYDEADPRSYLRVFLQNRPDDEYLTKGLP is encoded by the coding sequence ATGCTCAAAGCCAGACGGAAAACAGGACTGATTTTTTTCCCGGCCTTTGACTGGGCCATTGATCCGACTCACCCGGAACGGGAAGAACGGCTCCTGTACACCCAGGATCAGGCCATGGAGGAAGGCCTGTTCGATATAGAAGGGCTGATCGAATTCAAGTCTCAACTGGTTCTGGAAAAAGATGTCCAGCGGACGCATTTCTGCGTTCCGGACGTTTCCGCGATGATGACGGAGTCTCATTTTATCAGCGCCGGCAGCGCCAAACGCATCGGTATCGCCGTGATGGAAAAGGAGATCGAAAGCGGTTTCGCCCTGGTCCGCCCGCCCGGGCATCATGCCAAACGGGTAGTCCACGGTGCCCGCGGGTTCTGCAATGTCAACATCGAAGCCATGATGATCGAATACCTCCGGTTTGCCTATGGGGTCCGGAAGGTCGCCATCGTGGACACGGACTGCCACCATGGCGACGGCACCCAGGACATTTACTGGCATGACCCCGACACCCTGTTTATTTCCCTGCATCAGGACGGTCGGACCCTTTACCCGGGGACGGGATTCCCGGAGGACATGGGCGGCCCCAATGCCGCCGGCCGGACCCTGAACATTCCCCTGCCTCCCCGGACATCGGCGGAAGGATTCCTCCATATCATCAAGAACGTCGTGAGGCCGATTCTGGATGAATTCCAGCCGGACATCGTTGTCAATTCCGCCGGCCAGGACAACCACTATACTGATCCCCTGACGGATATGAATTTTTCCGCCCAGGGTTACGCCCAGCTGACGGAAATTTTGAGGCCCGACATCGCCGTTCTGGAAGGCGGATATTCCATAGAGGGCGCGCTGCCGTATGTGAATCTCGGCATTATTCTGGCCATGGCCGGAATGGATTACAGCAAGATCAGCGAACCGGGCTTTGATCCGGACAAAATCCGTCAGACCGAGCAGGTTACCCGCCAGGTGGAGAGAATCGGAGAAACCGTCTTGAAAATCTGGAAACAGCGGGATGAACTGACGGAAAAGCGCCGGGCGGGAAAGGCGTTCGAGGAGCGGACCAACCAGATTTATTACGATACGGATGGAATCTATGAAACGCAGCAGGAGAAGGTGCGGATCTGCTCCGACTGCGCCGGGGCCCTGCGCATTGATTCTTCCTCCGACCGGGGTGCACGGATTCTGGCCGTTCATATTCCCCTTCATGCCTGCGAAAAATGCAGAGAAATCGGCCGGCAGTGGTACGATGAGGCCGATCCCCGGAGTTATTTGAGAGTGTTCCTGCAGAACCGGCCGGACGATGAGTATCTGACAAAGGGACTTCCATAA
- the dctP gene encoding TRAP transporter substrate-binding protein DctP: protein MHINARRFGLVVVLSFILAAAVSPSAGEEKKVWKVGTLTPKGVGWARQFEKIILPVIHTATGNSLDVKVYWGGIMGDDEDIIAKMRAGQLQAAGITGQGAVIACPEFAVMELPFLFRNYEEVDYVRQKLAPEFDQMMRKQGFKLLLWLDQDFDQIYSVKWRFQDMEDFKKAKIMTWYGPLEEQLLKSLGASPIPVDIPELVPSLKQGVADTLIAPGLWMIATQLYPAVKYMVPVKLRYSPAIVLCTLDSWNQLSEESRQGLIDSSSDVSRRFLEATRSDNEKALVALEKYGIEKIELDPATVENIRQAAVKIWDEQAGQLYPRDLLDRVLVILDEFRGQKR, encoded by the coding sequence ATGCATATCAATGCCCGGAGATTCGGTCTTGTCGTCGTGCTGTCCTTTATTCTGGCCGCAGCGGTCAGCCCTTCTGCAGGAGAAGAAAAGAAAGTCTGGAAAGTGGGCACCCTGACGCCCAAAGGCGTCGGCTGGGCCCGTCAGTTTGAAAAAATTATCCTGCCGGTCATTCATACCGCCACCGGCAATTCACTGGATGTAAAAGTTTACTGGGGCGGCATCATGGGAGACGATGAGGACATCATCGCCAAGATGCGCGCCGGTCAGCTTCAGGCCGCGGGCATCACCGGCCAGGGAGCCGTTATCGCCTGCCCGGAATTCGCGGTGATGGAACTTCCCTTCCTGTTCAGGAACTACGAAGAAGTCGACTACGTCCGGCAGAAGCTGGCCCCCGAATTCGACCAGATGATGCGCAAACAGGGGTTCAAGTTGCTGCTCTGGCTGGATCAGGATTTCGACCAGATCTATTCAGTCAAATGGCGCTTTCAGGATATGGAAGATTTCAAAAAAGCCAAAATCATGACCTGGTACGGTCCCCTGGAAGAACAGTTGCTGAAAAGTCTGGGCGCCAGTCCCATTCCCGTGGATATTCCGGAACTGGTGCCGTCCTTAAAGCAGGGCGTTGCCGACACCCTGATCGCCCCCGGCCTGTGGATGATCGCCACTCAACTCTATCCGGCCGTCAAATACATGGTGCCGGTCAAGTTACGATATTCCCCGGCAATCGTCCTGTGTACCCTCGATTCCTGGAATCAGTTAAGTGAAGAAAGCCGGCAGGGTCTTATTGATTCTTCGTCGGATGTATCGCGGCGTTTCCTCGAAGCGACCCGAAGCGATAATGAAAAAGCGCTGGTCGCCCTGGAAAAGTACGGCATCGAAAAGATCGAGCTGGATCCGGCCACTGTTGAAAACATCCGGCAGGCGGCGGTAAAGATATGGGACGAGCAGGCCGGGCAGCTTTATCCCCGGGATCTGCTTGACCGGGTACTGGTTATTCTTGATGAATTCCGGGGCCAGAAAAGGTGA
- a CDS encoding lytic murein transglycosylase codes for MTVLFPPLLFSCLQAAEQPPDAFAALRQHLVKDGFTREALNQCYENPRVVFETTAVGRFFLHQESTLNYGQFLTPESIQKARQYMAQQREWLDKAEAEYQVDKEIITAILLVETKLGTFVGRISTLNILSSMAALSDPDVREMLWQSLSDKTNMTREDYQKKADQKSRWAYAELTAFLTYVDREKIADPVDVPGSYAGAMGISQFMPSNILKLGVDGDKDGRINLFTHADAIFSVANYLRHYGWKPGISPADARKALFAYNHSTYYVDTLMQIFNALKPQP; via the coding sequence ATGACGGTGCTTTTTCCCCCGCTGCTGTTTTCATGCCTTCAGGCCGCGGAGCAACCACCCGATGCTTTTGCCGCGCTGCGTCAGCATCTTGTAAAAGACGGCTTTACCCGGGAGGCGCTCAATCAGTGTTATGAAAATCCCCGCGTTGTATTTGAAACAACGGCTGTCGGCCGGTTTTTTCTCCACCAGGAATCAACGCTGAATTACGGTCAATTCCTCACCCCGGAGTCAATCCAGAAAGCCCGGCAGTACATGGCCCAGCAGAGAGAATGGCTGGACAAGGCCGAAGCGGAGTATCAGGTTGACAAAGAGATCATCACGGCGATTCTGCTGGTTGAAACCAAGCTGGGCACGTTTGTCGGCAGGATTTCCACCCTGAATATCCTTTCATCGATGGCGGCGCTTTCCGACCCGGATGTCCGTGAAATGCTGTGGCAGTCTTTGTCTGACAAGACGAACATGACCCGGGAGGACTACCAGAAAAAGGCCGATCAGAAATCCAGATGGGCTTACGCGGAGCTGACGGCATTCCTCACCTATGTGGATCGGGAGAAGATCGCTGATCCGGTAGATGTCCCCGGTTCCTATGCCGGCGCCATGGGGATTTCACAGTTTATGCCGAGCAACATTCTGAAGCTGGGAGTTGACGGGGATAAGGATGGGCGGATCAATCTGTTTACCCATGCCGATGCCATTTTCAGCGTGGCCAATTATCTACGCCATTATGGCTGGAAGCCGGGCATTTCCCCGGCGGACGCCCGGAAAGCCCTGTTTGCTTACAATCACAGCACCTATTACGTTGATACGCTCATGCAAATATTCAACGCGCTGAAACCGCAACCATGA
- a CDS encoding 3-isopropylmalate dehydratase small subunit has protein sequence MKAFGGKILFLDRDDINTDEIIPARYLTEVDKQAMAPYLFEDLSLAGFNPPTDISGKAAVVTRTNFGCGSSREHAPWALEVNQIHLVIASGFSRIFRQNMFNCGMLAVQLPPETIDRIFATFAGRDATVRADVVNSKLIFEAAGRNETILFSLTPFDRALIEAGGWVEYADARY, from the coding sequence ATGAAGGCTTTCGGCGGAAAAATCCTGTTCCTGGACCGGGATGACATCAACACCGATGAAATTATTCCCGCCCGGTATCTGACGGAAGTGGACAAGCAGGCCATGGCGCCCTATCTTTTTGAAGACCTGTCCCTGGCGGGCTTCAATCCGCCCACGGACATCAGCGGCAAAGCCGCGGTGGTGACCCGCACCAATTTCGGCTGCGGCTCTTCCCGGGAACATGCCCCCTGGGCACTTGAAGTCAACCAAATCCACCTGGTGATTGCCTCCGGATTTTCCAGGATTTTCCGGCAGAACATGTTCAACTGCGGCATGCTGGCCGTTCAGTTGCCGCCGGAAACCATTGACCGGATATTCGCAACCTTTGCCGGCCGTGACGCCACGGTCAGGGCTGATGTAGTTAATTCCAAATTGATTTTCGAAGCCGCCGGCAGGAACGAGACGATCCTGTTTTCCCTGACCCCTTTTGACCGGGCCCTGATCGAAGCCGGCGGCTGGGTGGAATACGCGGATGCCCGATATTAA
- a CDS encoding cytoplasmic protein, with protein MDQDHRISFEVDCGNLYREESLTDLKVAVIRKLVPIKTDGSDDTARASVFVGHSQVMSPEGPIPLQAELPGNTLEEAMKAFPRAMEQAMEEMVEHIRQLQREQQRQESRIITPGR; from the coding sequence ATGGATCAGGATCATCGGATCAGTTTTGAAGTGGACTGCGGGAATTTGTATCGGGAGGAATCATTGACGGATCTGAAGGTGGCCGTTATCCGCAAGCTGGTGCCAATTAAAACGGACGGATCCGATGATACAGCCAGAGCATCTGTTTTTGTCGGACATTCCCAGGTCATGTCTCCGGAAGGCCCGATTCCTCTTCAGGCGGAATTGCCCGGCAATACCCTGGAGGAGGCCATGAAGGCATTTCCCCGGGCGATGGAACAGGCCATGGAGGAAATGGTTGAACACATCCGGCAGCTGCAGCGGGAGCAGCAGCGCCAGGAATCCCGGATTATTACCCCGGGCAGGTAA